Genomic window (Oncorhynchus masou masou isolate Uvic2021 chromosome 9, UVic_Omas_1.1, whole genome shotgun sequence):
aacatctcaagacatcagtcaggaagttaaagcttggtcgcaaatgggtcttccaaatggacaatgaccccaagcatacttccaaagttgtggcaaaatggcttaaggacaacaaagtcaaggtattggagtggccatcacaaagccctgacctcaatgctATAGACATTttgggggcagaactgaaaaagtgggtgcgagcaaggaggcctacaaacttgactcagttacaccagctctgtcaggaggaatggactggaattcactcaacttattgtgggaagcttgtggaaggctacccgaaacatttgacctaagtttaaattgtttaaggcatggctaccaaatactaattgagtgtatgtaaacttctgacccactgagaatgtgatgaaataaaagctgaaacaaatcatactctctactattattctgatatttcacattcttaaaataaagaggtGACCCttactgacataagacagggaatttttacttggattaaatgtaaggaattgtgCAAAACTGAGTTTACATGAACTTGGCTATgctgtatgtaaacgtccgacttcctGTATACAAAACCATGTGTACacccccttcaaattagtgaactTGGCCATTTTAGCCACACctgttgttgacaggtgtataaaatcgagcacacagccatgcaatgtccatagacaaacattagcagtagaatggccttagttTACTGTAAGGGCtgtcattgtgaagtggaaacatctaggagcaacaagggCTCTgcagtgaagtggtaggccacaaaaaCTCACAAAAAtggcctgtcctcggttgcaacactcactaccgagatcCAAACTGTCTCTGCAAGCagcgtcagcacaataactgtttagTCGGGAacttcattaaatgggtttccgtgactgagcagctgcacacaagcctaagatcatcatgtgcaatgtcaagcatcggctggagtggtgtaaagctcgccgccattggacttgGAAACATGTTCTAtggagtgatgaattacgcttcaccatctgacatTCCTagggatgaatctgggtttggcagatgtcaggagaacgctacctgccccaaggcatagtgccaactgtaacttttgatggaggaggaataatggtctggggctgtgtttcatgggtcgggctaggctccttagttccagtgagggGAAATCGTAACGCTAcaccatacaatgacattctggatgattctgtgcttccaattttgtggtaacagtttgaggaaggcccattcctgttttagcatgacaataccctcgtgcacaaagcaaggtccatacagaaaaggTTTGTCGAAATCCGTacagaagaacttgactggcctgcacagacccttcactaatgctcttgtggctgaatggaagcaagtcccagttgcaatgttccaacatctagtggaaagccttcccagaaaagtgaagactgttatagaaacaaaggggggaccaactctatgttaatgcccatgattttggaatgagatgttcgacaagcaggtgtccacacacttttggtcatgtagtgtacatttcCTTTGATATTGTAGATTAGATTTGAGGTAATCCAAATATATTCCAGAAGGTTCTGCAAGTGAGTGCATGGTGATTCATCTTCAACAGATTGCTGTTGCAGGTTAGGAATATGATCTCAGCGACGGTAGAGATATATATGGAACTCGGGTAGTCCTAGTGCTCCTCAAATGAGAAGTTAGACGCAAATAACGGTACTAAAAGTTGACAAACCGCTAAATTGCCTAGGCCTATCATAACTTCAAGCGATTTGAATCTGTTTGCCAGTCACATAAACGCATGAATTAAGAGCTGAACAATAGTCGTGGTAAACCGGCCACAAAGTTAATAGCATTTAAAAACAAAGACTCGGGTCAGTGCTTACCGCTGTCGATCCTGATGAAGAAGCTAGAAATACTTTTATAACCATTTTGTTACAATGTGTTCTGTAGAATGAGGTACTAACGTAGGCTAGTAAAAATAAAGGCTGCCTCCCCTAATAGTAGAGCACACCCAagccacacacaccactgaggCTATTTTTGTCCCCAAACTCTTCATCACCGCAGGATTGGTGGGCCAGGTTTTAGGGGTGCAGCGCTGACCGAGTGATTGGCAACTTCAGCTGTCTGTCGGCATGGGGACCACAATGTTAGTTCGCAGCTACATGCATAGTGCATATATGGACAGAAATAGCCACTGCCCAACAGAGCAACTCGTGAAACAAAACCAAGAGTTAAAGCGGCAGGTGAAATGTATGCTGTTGGACCATGATTATCTATAAGCCTAACAGTCATTTTTGTAGatctacattgtgcatgtttATTTTAGGCTAATGTATCGTTTTTTTATTGTAGTATATCCTGAAAGTTTATCAAAACAACAATTGTACTATGTACTAACTTGTACTAAGTCTAATATAATTGGTTTAGTTGAAAGCAGTTtgactttatttacaaattaggaTGGTGTGTTTTTTAATTCTCCCAAAAGCTGTCAGTTCAAATAAATGTCATATGAGCTGTGATTTAACCATATAATTAGAACGTATTCCAAAGAGGTTCAGTAGACCGATAACTACATTTCCCATTGTCCTATTCTATGAGAACGCTGGTTTCTAGGGCAACCAGAAATACATTTtcagagacagccagccagcaacATAATCGTCAATGATTGTCTCTTGCTATTGAAGATAAATAATAACTCAACTGAATGCGAGTAGGGGAAAAAAACATTGAGATATTGTAATAATTGAATGTAGGGATAGCCTTGGCATGGAGAATAATTAGGCTTGGTTGTTAGTTATGTAGAATAGTTGAGGTCAGGAAAGGTTTTCAATCGAGCTAATGATTGTTTTCAATCACTCTGTCTTCAATTGGCTAGACCTAGCTAGATAACGTTAGATAGATAGCTAAACGGATTATACTATTAAATAATGTAAGTACGCTATGGTTGGAAGTATAGATTGCTTTGATTCTTATGATTTAACATAGTGTTGCTAAATGAACTACTTCAACTAATTGGATATCTTTCTGCTATATTACAGAAACTGGTGTAGGCTCATCTTTTGCATGGGAGACATGTCTCTGAGTCTGAGACACCACACCAGAGGCATAGTGCAGCAGGACGATGCTAACTCTCAAGTTGGAGCAGGGGATGTAGACTCAAGCTGCTCCTCAGGCCAGTCCACCCCCTCCAGGTCAAGCAGGGGATACAGCAGTACGACAGGCAGCAGGGTAGACTCTCAGGGGTCATGCACCCAGTCAGACTACGAGGAGGAGGCTGACACTACTGCAAATAGGACCTTTGCCCTCTCGCCAAACAAGAAGCCAGGTCTAGGCACGAAGACAGCTAAAACACGAAGTATGTGATATCTGATATTTCATATCTTCTCATTACTACAGGACAGCCTAGCTTTAATgacacacagtgcatttggaaagtattcagatcccttgaccttctccacattttgttacgttacagccttattctaaaatggattaaatctgttttattcctcatcaatctacacacaataccccacaatgacaaagcgaaaacagattttttgcaaatgtattaaaaataaaaaaacgggGGAAAAAATGTACATATGTTTtctgaacctttactcagtactttgttgaagcacctttggtagcgattacagcctacaagcttggcacacctgtattttgggagtttctcccattctctgcagatcctctcaagctctgtcgggttggatggggagcgttgctgcacagctattatcaggtctctccagagatgttcaattgggttcaagtccgggctctggctaggcaactcaaggacattcagagacttgtcccgaagccactcctgagctgtcttggctatgtgctcagggtcgttgtcctgttggaaggtgaatcttcgccccagtctgaggtcctaagtgctctggagcaggttttcatcaaggatctctctgtactttgcgccgttcatctttccctcgatcctgactggtctcccagtccctgccgctgaaaaacatccccacagcatgattctgccactaccatgcttcaccttagggatggtgccaagtttcctccagatgtgacacttggcattcaggccaatgagttcaataacgtaacaaaatgtggaaaaagtcaaggggtctgaatactttccgaatgtaccgTAAGTGTAGGCCTATAGGCAGAGATGTTTGCAGCATATTCCCATGTACACATCACACTTAGGCACATTTTTCCTCTCAGCGCAAAACAAGGGAGGGCAGTGGTCCAAAAAGAAGAAAAACACTAATTTAAGGAACCGCAAGGCCTCTCTCGTCCCTCCAATCAAGCCCCTGGAGGGCCCAAACCAGCGCATTAGGTCTGCCCACAGGCACCGCATCAAGGAGCTCAACAGCCAAGTGTGGGAGCTACAGCAGCAGTTGAGTGGTGTCGCCACAGAGAACAAACTGCTAAAGCAGCTCCAGGTCCGCCACACAGTGGCGCTACAGCGCTTCCAAGACTCACAGAGTGGCCTTCCCCAGGTACGCTGCAGTTTTTCTGGGGGCTTTAATAACTGATCTGTAACACAGCTATAACAAACTGATCTGTAACACAGCTATAACAAACTCTGATCTGTAACACAGCTATAACAAACTCTGATCTGTAACACAGCTATAACAAACTGATCTGTAGCACAGCTATAAAAAAAACTCTGATCTGTAACACAGCTATAACAAACTCTGATCTGTAACACAGCTATAACAAACTCTGATCTGTATCACAGCTATAACAAACTCTGATCTGAAACACAGCTATAACAAACTCATCAGCTAACAACAATAATCTGATCTTGTAGCATTGGCTAAGATCATAATGTTTTGCACCCACCCACACCCTCAGGTCCTGGCCAAGCACGGCAATGAGGTGCGTGGTCTGCAGGAGCTCCTGCGCAAAGCCCGCATCCGCCGCAACAGTCTGTCCAGGCGTCTGCGTGGAACGGAGGAGGAGCTGCTGCGTACCAAGGACGTTCTGCACAGGCTGCAGCTGCTCAGCGAGGACCGCAgcctgaaagagagggaagagctTAGCCACAGGCTGGCCCTGATCAGTGTGGACCTGAACAGGAAGAACAAGAGGATACAGGTACAATACATGCACTCACAAGGCAGGGCTGACTCCATGTTCACAGGCCAGGTGGATGTCTGTATTGAAACTGATTGGGTTTTCAAATCTGTCCATCTGTATTGGTCTTCTACTGGGAGACCAATATAGGTGGACAGGGTCAATACAGTTATGCTAGATTGATACTGTACACATAGTATCACAATGTTATATCTGTAGTGAAACTTACATATATTGAATGTTGCAGGACTTGGAAAGAAATTTTGAGCTGAGCCAGATATCCTTCAATCGCCATCTTGCCACAGAAACAAGGAAGACCAATGAGGCCAGAGAGATGTCTGATTACCTCCAGGCACAGATCAGTCTGTTGACCCAAAAAATCAAGGTAAGTTTATAAGTACTTGAGAGCAGCAACATACAGAGTGTAAAAAactttaggaacaccttcctaatattgagttgcaccctaccctaccccaccccaccctcaacctggtcagtctatatcatggaaagagcaggtgttcataatgttttgtacaatcagtgtaGGTAAACTGTTCCAGATCTGAGTAGATTTGGAACAGTACTGTTGTTTGAAAGAGTGAGTAATTTAACTTGCAGTACTGCAATGTAAACACAAGAGGGTGTCTAATACAGCTGTATTTCAAAAGCCATAATTGAATGAAGCGAAATACCCATTTCCCTCTCGTAAACTTGCCTGGCTATCCAAACGCTATGCCACGCCCACAGACGTTAGTTTCTTCTCCACAATGAAcctggatctgagtacctcccaGACGATTTCTAGAACGCAAACACATTCTAACCCTTCTGATTAgtcccagaaaccgatgggttgggccagagccagaacacacatGGGTAAGGCAGCGTTTTGAAAATGTGtaattggctttgatactctaaTCTAATTGGTTAGAAATGATCCAATCGCTGATTACTTTGTTTTGTTCAACAAAACAAAGTAATCAGAGAAGCGGACTAATTCAGTTTGAATTCAGTTTGTCGTCGTCAAGCAACTGGCAACAAACCAGCCTGGTAATAGATATCAGGATGATTACACTACATTTGAGAAAGTAACATTTATTGTACATATTGCATTCTTGAGAAATGGTTTACTGACGCATTTAACATGAAATataggaaaaagagagagaattggAGATCCACAATATCTACTCACATAGATTTCCAAATGGCTGGAACGGAAAAGGTACAAAGACATTATGAGCTACTTTTAACATGTTCAACCCATGATCCAGATCAGACTATTTGTTTTTACTTGAGGCTGAATATCTTTTCACATTTACAGGGGCAAGAGAAACTAAATCTGTTCAAACAGATgacttgtcctctctccccattGAGGCTCCGTGCCAACTTGAACTAGAATATGCCTGTTCACTCCAGCATCTGGAGTTGGAGAAGCAGAAGAGCTTGAGCTGGGTACGTAAATGGATTTCGTTCTCTCTCACATTCTGTGCAGAAAGCTGTTTAAATGGGTAATGGTCAATAAAACATTTATTCAATATTGACCGATAAAAGCAAGAGTGTAACTCTTTGATAAAAGTTTGTGTAGTGAGTTCCAGTGTAAAGTTGATATCTGGTTGTTTTTTTCAGGAGTCCTTTGCCATCGACTTCACAGACAGAAGTGACACAGCAGACACGTTGGTGGATGACAGAGGATCAAACAATAATGAAGACTTTGCGGGTAAGGATTAAAAAAACTTTACTACAGACTATTGGGAGAACCAATGAACAGCTGCAAAGCGAAGGGGATATTGAGGAAATAAATGGTTAAATTACATTCTGAAGAGGCTTGTATGTACTCTCCAGTCACAGTATATGCAAACACAAAAAACTCCGATATTGGGAATAATTAAAGCTCACGTGCCATAGTAATTAACAGGACTGAAATAACCTTTCCTGTGTCATGTTATGTCCTGAAAAAATCTGAGGGAATGTCAACTGCAAATGCAAGCAACTATCATATTTATCCacagaggatggagagttggatgGTGATTCTGACAAGGAGAATCCTCAGCTTCAGGGTGAGGAGGATTGCCTTGCAGAGAAGGCAGCGAGTTCCCCGAAGGCTTCAGGAGAGCAAACAGAACCGTTTGAAAGCCAGGTCCGGTACACTCTGGAGGATTTTCTGAATACAGAACGTGCCAACAAGGCCCTTGAATCCTCTCCCAGGACCAAACGCCTCTACAAATTCAAAGAAACCATCCAGAACCTACACAGTGGAAAGCCTGCCTATACCAGCCATACCCACAGCCTGAGAAAGAGCCCTCCTAGATACATCAAGAGCCAGGCCAGGGTGGAGAACCTTGGGTCTGGGGCATATGAGCCCTCCTTTGTCACTCTACCAGCAGAGAAGTGGCAAAGGCGTGACACCAGGGGCCCTCAACCGGAGGATGGTGTCGTCCGCAGCAAGAAGAGCAGCTTGATGAAAGAGCTTTTCGGCCAAGCCCCAATCACTGATCCAATTGCCATGCAGACAGGCAGATCCAGAGTTCAAAGTACAGACCTGGACAGAATGTCATCTCACCATACAGGAGATGCTCGCCCAGTCTCACCTGGGAGAGAGACCAAGATCATTTTTGATTGACCCAAGAACAATACAAAATTATAATCTATTTTCACAAGTTGATTATTTTAATAAATCTTTAATCTGCCATGGCAACTCAACGCATTACTAAATGGAGTATTTGTATACGTGATATTTATAGTGAGTTATTTACCTGGAAAGTATTGTTTAACTATTTGTTACAGAGGTAATATTAAGCTATATGTTTGTGATTAGTGCATCAAACATTCTCTGACACTATTGCTCATGACAAATTCCTTTACTCCCTTGAAATCAGATTGTAATGAAAGCAACATTCAATGAAGACCATTCCTATGCCACAATGGTACATTGTACAATTTTGTAACAGCTTCTGTAAAATACCCAAGATGCTAAGAACAACCAACACTTGAGGCCTTCGGATTTCAAATTCTTTATTGTGTTGAAGTACGCATATTTTCTTATGCATACTTCAACACTTCCAAAACCCAAACAGTAAACTTTGTGATATTAGTTCAGCAAAATGAAAATGTTGCCACAGACCATGCCTACAATTAACATGAATAACAAATTAACAAAATGACATAACAATTAAACAATTTTAACACTTCTTGCTCAACTCATCTCAATCATTTGGAATGAGATTTAATACATGCTCATTAAAACATGCTCATACAATCATTTCGCAGAGTAGCAACCTGTGAAATAACATACAATTCCAAAGCCAACATGAGAGACCGTCAAATATGTGCAATAACACTGGCAATGTAAGGCAACGTTTGAATATGGGGTGCTTTGTAAAAAAGATGCTTACCAACAGTACCGGTTTAAACTTTAATATCAAAGCGCTGAGTAACACTGCCTGACTTCATTCTCAGAACATTTGGGGAATAAATAAGACATGAGAAGATACCATTCCTTAGCTAACAGCATGTAGACCAATAGATACCACTTTGTTGCACACCACCAGCCAGCATGTGATTCCAACACCACCTGAAAGGATAAAAAGACTGGTTTCAAATAGGTTTCGTCAGAGTTGTCGGTTAGCAGTATTTGATGACAATTTTCAAAAGAAAATAAAGTTGAATttagagacaacacagagtttTGAATTCCATGTTAAGATGGAAAAGGGTCATGTGATTCTATCTTCAGTATTTAAAGAGACCGAATAAAAGGGACATTCAGTAGTCGTCTATAATTAAGTATTTTACACATTAAACACTAAACTTGTTTAAAATGAATTTTCCCACTTTGAAAGAGAGTGTGGGCCTCAATTCTCAGGTGTTGAAATCACACAATTTACCTGCTACTCTAGATGGGAAAGCCACCATCTGCTCCAGGGGGGCAATCCACTTACTGGGTACAACAGTCACTGGGTCAGCATAATACTTCCAAATCAGGGAGATCATCAGAGCAGCCTAAAGAGACAAGAGAAAACAGCCTGATTCAGTGCATCAGAATTACTTGTGCATGTCTCCTTGTGGTGACAACTGACATTTAAAAAAACGGTATGTGTATTTTGTACCTATTAAAGAATATAGGACATATTTCTCACTTAAATGTTTAACTTACCTGCAGGATATAAAAACCTATATTCACCATCCATTTCATTTTGGCTTGTTGAGCAGTTCTTGACTTGACTGTAAGAAGAAAAAACTAAATGACCAAATCTGCACAGGATCCATCTAAATTAATTATTGGCATCCATTCTCTAAATATCCACTAAAATGCCTACAGACATacattaaatgttaggaattttGGCAGATCTAATAACACTTGCCTTTTGTGTGTTCTTCACAATTCATTTCAGTGTATACTACTCAACATGCATTGGAATAGAACCTGCTTTTTATGGTATGGCGTAAGGGAGGGGTTGGCAGGGACAAATAAGACTCATGTGTGACcagtgtatacagtgcatttcaataaaaaaaagtatctttatttaactaggcaagtcatttaagaacaaattcttatttacaatgacagcctaccccgggccaaaccctaaaccaggcggcgttgggccaattgtgcgccaccctatggaactcccaatcacagccagttgtgatacagcctggaattgaaccaggctctgtagtgacacctctagcactgagatgcagtgtctgaGACTGGAGAATTACTGGAGACATACATGTGGTGCATTTCAATGTGAAAATGCTTTTGATTCCAAAATAGTGAAATATTCCTGTCATTGAACAACAGGATTTGAACGTGAAGGCATGTTGGTTGATAGGCAGTGGCCCTGAACTGAGACAACATATAAAACACCATATATCAAGGTCACCTGCGTTGTGACTCATTTGAACAATGTGGTAAAGAGTGAACGTGTGGACGTTTTTGGCCATTTTTACAAATTCAAAACTAGATCTCTTCAAACAAAACCCCCAAAAATAGCCTTTGGGTTTTTGTCACAACCTGCATTTGCCCCTGTAGAAAACAAAAAAATTGTGTAACAAAATCCACTGAGGAATGTTTTCCAAACAAACCATTCTCATTCCTGAGAATTTGTCCATAATAGTTTTTCCATaacaaaaaaattaaatatatagtatagtatttcCTTGTTGGCTCGGTCATAGCCCTTACAGTTACAGGGCAGGCACCATAGTGTAATGCAAAGGCTGTCATTCATATGACATTAACTCGTCAAATGGCTGTTGGAGACATGTGGTTGTTGTCTGATAgtcaatggtgtgtgtgtctgtatgacaCAGTCGGAATGGAGCTCTATACTATGCTTCCTGCCTCTGTATGGTTCAGAGCTATGGCCTGGACATGAAGGAGAGCAACAGGCAGCAACTGCAACAACAGGCCCCCCAGTACACACTCAGTCTGTTATCTAAaccccacctcccacacatggtGCAttaacatttgttttatttatttttttattttacctttatttaaccaggtaggctagttgagaacaagatctcatttgcaactgcgacctggccaagataaagcatagcagtgtgaacagacaacacagagttacacatggagtaaacaattaacaagtcaataacacagtagaaaaaaagagaaaaaaaagagtctatacattgtgtgcaaaaggaatgaggaggtaggcaaataattacaattttacagattaacactggagtgataaatgatcagatggtcatgtacaggtagagatataggtgtgcaaaagagcagaaaagtaaataaatacagtatggggatgaggtaggtaaaaatgggtgggctatatactgatgaactatgtacagctgcagcgatcggttagctgctcagatggcagatgtttgaagttggtgaaggagataaaagtctccaacttcagcgatttttgcaattcgttccagtcacaggcagcagagtactggaacgaaaggcggccaaatgaggtgttggctttagggatgatcagtgagatacacctgctggagcgcgtgctacgggtgggtgttgccatcgtgaccagtgaactgagataaggcggagctttacctagcatggacttgtagatgacctggagccagtgggtctggtgacgaatatgtggCGAGGGCaggccgactagagcatacaggtcgcagtggtgggtggtataaggtgctttagtgacaaaacggatggcattgtgataaactgcatccagtttgctgagtagagtgttggaagctattttctagataacatcgccgaagtcgaggatcggtaggatagtcagttttactagtgtaagtttggcggtgtgagtgaaggaggctttgttgcggaatagaaggccgactctagattttattttcaattggagatgcttgatatgagtctggaaggagagtttacagtcaagccagacacctaggtacttatagatgtccacatattcaaggtcggaaccatccagggtggtgatgctagtcgggcgtgcgggcgcaggcagcgaacggttgaaaagcatgcatttggttttactagcgtttaagagcagttggaggccagagaaggagtgttgtatggcattgaagctcgtttggaggttagatagcacagtgtccaaggatgggccggaagtatacagaatggtgtcgtctgcgtagaggtggatcagggaatcgcccgcagaaagagcaacatcattgatatatacagagaaaagagtcggcccgagaattgaaccctgtggcacccccatagagactgccagaggaccggacagcatgccctccgatttgacacactgaactctgtctgcaaagtagttggtgaaccaggcaaggcagtcatcagaaaaaccgaggctactgagtctgccgataagaatatggtgattgacaaagtcgaaagccttggcaaggtcgatgaagacggctgcacagtactttcttttatcgatggcggttatgatatcatttagtaccttgagcgtggctgaggtgcacccgtgaccagctcggaaaccagattgcacagcggagaaggtccggtgggattcgagatgatcagtgacctgtttgttgacttggctttctaagaccttagataggcagggcaggatggatataggtctgtaacagtttgggtccaaggtgtctccccctttgaagagggggatgactgcggcagctttccaatccttggggatctcagacgatatgacagaggttgaacaggctggtgataggggttgcgacaatggcggcggatagtttcagaaataga
Coding sequences:
- the LOC135546513 gene encoding guided entry of tail-anchored proteins factor 1-like codes for the protein MADGCAWFLVLGSVFLCNLFKILLPTISSFLSKVLQNDVEQERDMRAEIQEMKKEHNSVSMMDEFARYARLERKINKMTDKLKTHVKSRTAQQAKMKWMVNIGFYILQAALMISLIWKYYADPVTVVPSKWIAPLEQMVAFPSRVAGGVGITCWLVVCNKVVSIGLHAVS
- the LOC135546514 gene encoding lebercilin-like protein, which encodes MGDMSLSLRHHTRGIVQQDDANSQVGAGDVDSSCSSGQSTPSRSSRGYSSTTGSRVDSQGSCTQSDYEEEADTTANRTFALSPNKKPGLGTKTAKTRTQNKGGQWSKKKKNTNLRNRKASLVPPIKPLEGPNQRIRSAHRHRIKELNSQVWELQQQLSGVATENKLLKQLQVRHTVALQRFQDSQSGLPQVLAKHGNEVRGLQELLRKARIRRNSLSRRLRGTEEELLRTKDVLHRLQLLSEDRSLKEREELSHRLALISVDLNRKNKRIQDLERNFELSQISFNRHLATETRKTNEAREMSDYLQAQISLLTQKIKEKERELEIHNIYSHRFPNGWNGKGARETKSVQTDDLSSLPIEAPCQLELEYACSLQHLELEKQKSLSWESFAIDFTDRSDTADTLVDDRGSNNNEDFAEDGELDGDSDKENPQLQGEEDCLAEKAASSPKASGEQTEPFESQVRYTLEDFLNTERANKALESSPRTKRLYKFKETIQNLHSGKPAYTSHTHSLRKSPPRYIKSQARVENLGSGAYEPSFVTLPAEKWQRRDTRGPQPEDGVVRSKKSSLMKELFGQAPITDPIAMQTGRSRVQSTDLDRMSSHHTGDARPVSPGRETKIIFD